The following are encoded in a window of Fretibacter rubidus genomic DNA:
- a CDS encoding M1 family metallopeptidase yields the protein MTIARLSAFSVLAAATLTLTACGPTNPPSEVGSAENSASQTIVPSERFFTADQFTYANYQDVVVNHAALDLDVDFDRKVLDGAVTLQFTRLDPNATTLVLDTKDLLIKAVALETDDGWMPTDYTLADPDPMMGSAMRIDIGADASQLRIIYQTSPEAEGLQWLTPAQTAGKEKPYLFSQAQAINARTMLPVQDTPAVRLTYEASLRVPEGLLPLMSASQDGQDANGNWQFSMPQPIPSYLIAIAVGDIKFKAINDTIGVYAEEYILDASAEEFAETPMMEVANTALYGPYRWGRYDLIVLPPSFPYGGMENPRLSFMTPTLIAGDKSLTNVVAHELAHSWSGNLVTNSNWRDAWLNEGFTSYVENRVMEELYGKRRAVMEQVLDLEGMKRAISEAKRPELTHLKLPDDMQHPDDAFTLVSYIKGANFLFFLEDRFGREAFDPFLKSYFNAYAFDSITTEDFLGFMDANLRNTYPNAVTDAEIAAWVYGPGLPDTARKPKSDAFDEVAAASARWTSGDITASELPTDDWSTHEWLHFLNGLPTLTQAQFKALDEAFGLTGTQNAETAFAWYMQAIKGDYEPAMPALEEFLMTVGRGKFIYRLYGALADNGKADTADRIFATAKDGYHPIAQRRISDILEE from the coding sequence ATGACTATTGCTCGCCTCTCTGCTTTTTCAGTGCTTGCCGCTGCCACACTCACTTTGACGGCCTGCGGACCGACCAATCCGCCTAGTGAGGTGGGGTCTGCTGAAAATAGCGCGTCGCAAACCATTGTTCCGTCCGAGCGTTTCTTTACCGCCGATCAATTCACTTACGCCAATTACCAAGACGTCGTGGTCAACCATGCAGCGCTTGATTTGGACGTTGATTTTGACCGCAAAGTTTTGGACGGGGCGGTAACATTACAGTTTACACGCCTTGACCCAAATGCGACGACCCTCGTGCTGGATACCAAAGATTTATTGATTAAAGCTGTGGCGCTAGAGACAGATGACGGTTGGATGCCGACGGATTACACGCTGGCCGACCCTGACCCTATGATGGGCTCTGCCATGCGCATTGATATTGGCGCGGACGCCAGCCAGCTTCGGATAATTTATCAAACCAGCCCAGAGGCCGAAGGCCTGCAATGGCTGACCCCGGCCCAGACTGCGGGTAAGGAAAAACCATATCTGTTTTCCCAAGCGCAAGCGATTAACGCCCGCACCATGTTACCCGTCCAAGACACGCCCGCTGTGCGGCTGACCTATGAGGCGTCATTGCGCGTGCCTGAAGGCTTGCTACCGCTCATGAGTGCATCTCAAGACGGCCAAGACGCAAACGGTAATTGGCAGTTTTCTATGCCGCAACCCATCCCCAGCTACCTGATTGCGATTGCGGTGGGTGACATCAAATTCAAGGCGATTAACGACACGATCGGTGTTTATGCCGAAGAGTATATCCTAGACGCCTCCGCCGAGGAATTTGCAGAAACGCCAATGATGGAGGTCGCCAATACAGCGCTTTACGGGCCATATCGTTGGGGGCGTTATGACCTCATCGTCTTGCCGCCAAGCTTTCCTTACGGCGGCATGGAAAATCCGCGTCTGTCATTTATGACGCCGACCCTGATTGCGGGCGATAAGTCGCTGACGAACGTGGTCGCGCATGAGCTGGCCCATAGCTGGTCTGGTAATCTGGTGACCAATTCAAATTGGCGCGATGCCTGGCTAAATGAAGGTTTCACGAGCTATGTTGAAAACCGTGTGATGGAAGAACTTTACGGGAAACGGCGAGCCGTCATGGAGCAGGTTCTTGATTTGGAAGGTATGAAACGCGCGATTTCAGAGGCCAAGCGGCCCGAGTTGACGCATCTTAAACTACCAGATGACATGCAACATCCAGATGATGCTTTCACCCTTGTATCCTATATCAAGGGCGCAAATTTTCTGTTTTTCCTCGAAGACCGTTTTGGACGTGAGGCCTTTGATCCGTTCCTAAAATCTTATTTCAATGCCTATGCCTTTGACAGCATCACGACAGAAGACTTCCTTGGCTTTATGGACGCGAACCTTCGTAACACATACCCAAACGCCGTCACTGATGCCGAAATTGCGGCATGGGTCTATGGACCGGGTCTGCCAGACACAGCGCGCAAGCCAAAGTCAGATGCCTTTGATGAGGTTGCCGCCGCATCTGCGCGCTGGACATCTGGCGACATTACCGCGAGCGAACTGCCGACAGATGATTGGTCAACACATGAATGGCTGCATTTCCTCAACGGGCTACCGACGCTCACCCAAGCGCAGTTCAAAGCGCTAGACGAGGCGTTCGGGCTCACAGGCACACAAAATGCAGAGACCGCCTTTGCTTGGTATATGCAAGCCATTAAAGGCGATTATGAGCCCGCTATGCCCGCACTGGAGGAGTTTCTGATGACGGTCGGGCGCGGCAAATTTATCTACCGCCTTTACGGCGCGCTGGCAGATAACGGAAAAGCCGATACGGCCGACCGCATTTTTGCCACTGCCAAAGACGGCTACCACCCCATCGCCCAACGTCGGATTAGCGATATTTTGGAAGAGTAA
- the recG gene encoding ATP-dependent DNA helicase RecG, whose amino-acid sequence MRPTILFPLFADVTTLKGVGPRVSEALGRAFGRPQADAAPRIKDLLLTPPTGMIDRSYRPQIADAHKDEIATFTVTVGRHIPPSAKGRPYRVRVFDESDDMTLVFFKPRAPYLQTVLPEGTTRIISGKTEVFNAEMQMTHPDYILAPQDIDNLPLYETLYPLTAGLSQKVARKAVMAALQHIPQMDEWLDPHMVAKQDWPGFAESLIRMHSPEHPVDSKDTAPARLRLAYDELFAKQLAMALVRENTRRQSGRSYDTAGHYVDDVLKGAPFPPTGAQTQAVAEIIGDLKSPFRMARLLQGDVGAGKTFVAALAAAHVCESGAQVALMAPTEILARQHAQTMAAFLEPAGLTVEAITGRDKGKPREALATGLREGYIDVVVGTHALFQESVDFADLGLVIIDEQHRFGVNDRMKLTLKGKRPDLLVMTATPIPRTLALTAYGDLDISKLTEKPAGRKPIETRILPLARLDNVIEAVGRKIEDGEQVYWVCPLVEDSEVIDLTSVEDRHRQLTAIYGDRVGLLHGRLSAQDKEAMSQAFKRGEYDVLVATTVIEVGVDAPNATIMVIEHAERFGLAQLHQLRGRVGRGDKSSSCLLLYKAPLGVSGKARLEIMRESEDGFLISEKDWELRGSGDLLGARQSGLPGYKLADLDKHKSLLETAVQDARHLASIDPALESPRGQAARNLLYLFEQDYGIALMKAG is encoded by the coding sequence ATGCGACCAACAATTTTGTTTCCTTTATTTGCTGACGTGACCACCTTAAAAGGTGTTGGCCCGCGTGTCAGCGAGGCTCTTGGTCGCGCCTTTGGTCGCCCGCAGGCCGACGCCGCCCCGCGTATCAAAGACCTGCTGCTGACCCCACCCACCGGCATGATTGATCGTAGTTACCGCCCCCAGATTGCTGACGCGCATAAGGACGAAATTGCGACCTTTACCGTGACCGTGGGGCGTCATATCCCACCCAGCGCCAAGGGCCGCCCCTACCGCGTGCGCGTGTTTGACGAAAGCGATGACATGACGCTCGTCTTTTTCAAACCACGCGCGCCCTATCTTCAAACCGTGCTGCCAGAAGGCACCACCCGCATTATTTCAGGCAAGACCGAAGTCTTTAATGCCGAGATGCAAATGACGCATCCTGATTATATTTTGGCGCCGCAAGACATTGATAATCTGCCGCTATACGAAACGTTATATCCGCTGACCGCTGGTCTGTCGCAGAAAGTCGCGCGCAAGGCGGTGATGGCGGCGCTACAACATATTCCGCAAATGGATGAATGGCTCGACCCGCATATGGTGGCCAAACAAGACTGGCCGGGTTTTGCCGAGAGCCTCATTCGGATGCATTCACCAGAGCATCCCGTGGATAGCAAAGACACAGCCCCAGCGCGGTTGCGGCTGGCCTATGACGAGCTTTTTGCCAAGCAGCTAGCTATGGCGCTTGTGCGTGAAAACACACGCCGCCAATCAGGGCGCAGCTATGACACGGCGGGGCATTATGTCGATGACGTTTTAAAAGGCGCACCCTTCCCGCCCACAGGGGCGCAAACACAAGCGGTTGCGGAAATCATCGGAGATTTAAAATCGCCCTTTCGTATGGCGCGATTACTACAAGGCGATGTCGGGGCGGGTAAGACTTTCGTTGCCGCGCTGGCCGCTGCCCATGTCTGTGAAAGCGGCGCGCAAGTCGCCCTTATGGCGCCGACTGAAATCCTTGCGCGCCAACATGCGCAAACCATGGCCGCGTTCTTAGAGCCTGCGGGTCTGACCGTCGAGGCGATAACAGGGCGCGATAAAGGTAAACCGCGTGAAGCGCTGGCCACAGGTTTGCGCGAAGGCTATATTGATGTTGTGGTCGGCACCCATGCCCTGTTCCAAGAGAGCGTCGACTTTGCTGATTTAGGGCTGGTCATTATCGACGAACAGCACCGCTTTGGTGTCAATGACCGCATGAAATTAACGCTGAAAGGCAAGCGCCCAGATTTGCTAGTCATGACGGCGACCCCCATTCCGCGTACGCTGGCGCTCACGGCTTATGGGGATTTGGATATTTCCAAGCTGACAGAGAAACCCGCTGGTCGCAAACCGATTGAGACGCGCATCCTCCCGCTCGCTCGTCTTGATAACGTCATTGAAGCCGTGGGCCGCAAGATTGAAGACGGCGAGCAGGTCTATTGGGTTTGCCCGCTGGTCGAGGATAGCGAGGTGATTGACCTGACATCGGTTGAGGATCGCCACCGCCAACTCACCGCCATTTACGGTGACCGTGTGGGGCTGCTGCACGGGCGGTTATCCGCGCAAGACAAAGAGGCGATGAGCCAAGCGTTTAAACGCGGGGAGTATGACGTGCTGGTCGCGACAACGGTTATTGAGGTCGGTGTCGACGCCCCTAATGCAACCATCATGGTGATTGAACATGCCGAACGCTTTGGCCTTGCGCAGTTGCATCAACTGCGCGGGCGTGTGGGGCGCGGCGATAAATCATCGTCATGCCTTTTGCTCTATAAAGCCCCGCTCGGCGTGAGCGGTAAAGCGCGGCTCGAAATTATGCGCGAGTCTGAGGACGGCTTTTTAATCTCGGAAAAAGATTGGGAGCTTCGCGGCTCTGGGGATTTGTTAGGCGCGCGGCAATCAGGCCTGCCGGGCTATAAGCTCGCGGATTTGGATAAGCATAAATCACTGCTAGAGACGGCCGTGCAAGACGCGCGGCATCTGGCAAGTATTGACCCAGCACTAGAGTCCCCACGCGGCCAAGCGGCGCGCAACTTGCTTTATCTGTTTGAGCAAGATTACGGTATCGCGCTTATGAAAGCGGGTTAG
- a CDS encoding succinate dehydrogenase assembly factor 2, whose amino-acid sequence MTDPRRKRLIYRANYRGFKEADLLLGGFAKTYMDSMTDEEVLQFEDLLTAKDHDIYDWITGRLAVPANYDTPILERLRAFDPLTKT is encoded by the coding sequence ATGACAGACCCCCGCCGCAAACGCCTGATTTACCGCGCCAATTACCGTGGGTTTAAAGAGGCTGACTTGCTGCTGGGCGGTTTTGCCAAAACCTATATGGACAGCATGACGGATGAAGAGGTCTTGCAATTTGAAGATCTGCTGACGGCCAAGGACCATGATATTTATGACTGGATAACAGGCCGCCTGGCTGTACCCGCCAATTATGACACGCCAATTTTGGAACGTCTGCGCGCCTTTGATCCGCTGACTAAGACCTAA
- a CDS encoding pseudouridine synthase has product MVARAFTYDPPTTPLDIIYKDDDIVVINKPSGLLSVPGKSDPDCAEARVQAAYPTALTIHRLDMATSGLLVFALNPNAQRHIGLQFEKRMVEKAYVARVAGHMRGHSGHVNLPLICDWPNRPRQMVSFEHGKSAQTDWNVIAREDDTTRVLLHPKTGRSHQLRVHMYALGHPILGDRIYADDESFARATRLQLHAQDLRLRKPTGGDWINIHAKCPF; this is encoded by the coding sequence ATGGTCGCCCGCGCCTTTACCTATGACCCGCCGACAACGCCGCTGGATATTATTTATAAAGATGATGATATTGTCGTCATAAATAAACCCAGCGGGCTTTTATCTGTGCCCGGCAAGTCAGATCCCGATTGCGCGGAAGCGCGCGTGCAAGCGGCCTATCCCACCGCGCTAACGATACACCGCTTAGATATGGCGACATCTGGCTTGCTTGTCTTTGCCCTTAATCCTAACGCGCAACGTCATATCGGGTTACAATTTGAAAAACGCATGGTCGAGAAGGCTTATGTCGCGCGCGTGGCCGGGCATATGCGGGGACACAGCGGTCATGTGAACCTGCCGCTAATTTGTGACTGGCCCAACCGTCCGCGCCAAATGGTCAGCTTTGAGCACGGCAAATCCGCACAAACCGATTGGAACGTCATAGCGCGAGAAGACGACACCACCCGCGTGCTGCTGCATCCCAAAACGGGGCGGTCGCATCAATTGCGCGTGCATATGTATGCGCTGGGCCATCCCATATTGGGCGACCGTATTTATGCGGATGACGAAAGTTTTGCGCGCGCGACACGGTTACAATTACATGCCCAAGATTTGCGCCTTCGCAAACCAACGGGCGGAGATTGGATTAATATCCATGCGAAATGCCCATTTTAA
- a CDS encoding SulP family inorganic anion transporter: MIRTTLSAFADRLAVPGGDTDISFTPNRIKIEILSGLTVALALVPEAVAFAFVAGVDPLVGLYAAFIVGLITAVFGGRPGMISGATGALAVVMVALVAQHGVEYLFATVVLMGLLQIIAGVFHLGKFIRLVPHPVMLGFVNGLAIVIFLAQMSQFHVPGAEHVIKEGAHGPSLFDAPYMTGAPLYMMLGLVALTMAIIWGTPKVTKFIPAPLAGIGIVALIVIVFNIDVPRVGDLASIEGGLPSFHIPMVPLNLETFRIILPYAIILAAIGLIESLLTLNLVGRITNKRGGASQECIAQGASNLVTGFFGGMGGCAMIGQSMINVKSGGRTRLAGISAALFLLAFILFTSEWIEMIPLAALVGVMFMVVIGTFAWQSFTIMRKVPLMDAFVIILVTVVTVWHDLAVAVVVGVIVSALAYAWNNASRITARTNIDDSGAKVYEITGPLFFGSAEGFEELFDAENDPDVVIVDFLDSRVVDQSALQAIEQLAETYAQAGKTLQLRHLTKECHRLLNKAGQLMVDSDDDPDYGLAVDYDIRTGILGGH; the protein is encoded by the coding sequence ATGATCCGCACCACATTATCTGCCTTTGCTGACCGTTTGGCCGTTCCTGGGGGCGATACGGATATTAGCTTTACGCCAAACCGTATTAAGATTGAAATCCTGTCTGGCCTGACCGTTGCCTTGGCGTTGGTCCCCGAAGCGGTGGCCTTTGCTTTTGTTGCGGGTGTTGATCCGCTGGTCGGGCTTTATGCGGCCTTTATTGTCGGATTAATCACCGCTGTCTTTGGCGGGCGTCCCGGTATGATTTCAGGGGCCACAGGCGCGCTGGCGGTTGTCATGGTCGCGCTGGTCGCGCAGCACGGGGTCGAGTATTTATTCGCGACCGTTGTGTTGATGGGCCTATTGCAAATCATCGCGGGCGTGTTCCATTTGGGCAAGTTCATCCGCCTTGTCCCCCATCCCGTGATGCTGGGCTTTGTTAACGGGCTGGCGATTGTTATCTTCCTCGCGCAGATGTCACAGTTTCATGTGCCAGGGGCCGAACATGTGATTAAAGAAGGCGCACACGGGCCGAGCCTGTTTGATGCGCCTTACATGACGGGTGCGCCGCTTTATATGATGTTGGGCCTTGTCGCGCTAACCATGGCAATTATTTGGGGCACGCCCAAAGTGACCAAGTTCATTCCCGCGCCGCTAGCGGGCATTGGTATTGTCGCGCTGATTGTGATTGTATTTAATATTGATGTGCCGCGCGTCGGCGACCTCGCCTCTATTGAGGGCGGGCTGCCGAGCTTTCACATTCCGATGGTGCCTCTAAATTTGGAAACGTTTCGTATTATTTTGCCTTATGCCATTATCCTAGCCGCCATTGGCCTGATTGAGAGCTTGCTGACGTTAAACCTCGTTGGGCGTATTACCAATAAGCGCGGCGGCGCATCGCAAGAATGTATCGCCCAAGGCGCGTCCAATCTGGTCACTGGGTTCTTTGGCGGCATGGGCGGTTGCGCCATGATTGGCCAGTCAATGATTAACGTGAAATCTGGCGGGCGCACACGGCTCGCGGGGATTTCTGCGGCACTGTTCCTGCTCGCCTTTATCCTGTTCACATCTGAATGGATTGAGATGATACCGCTGGCGGCCCTTGTGGGCGTCATGTTTATGGTCGTGATTGGCACTTTTGCGTGGCAGTCTTTTACCATCATGCGCAAGGTTCCGCTGATGGATGCCTTTGTTATTATCCTTGTGACTGTTGTGACGGTTTGGCACGATTTGGCTGTGGCCGTTGTGGTCGGTGTGATTGTGTCGGCGCTGGCTTACGCCTGGAATAACGCTAGCCGCATTACCGCGCGCACCAATATTGATGACAGCGGCGCGAAAGTTTACGAAATCACAGGCCCGCTATTCTTTGGATCTGCCGAAGGATTTGAGGAATTATTTGACGCCGAAAATGATCCCGATGTTGTTATCGTTGACTTCCTTGATAGTCGCGTGGTCGATCAATCTGCCCTACAAGCGATTGAGCAGTTGGCCGAAACTTACGCGCAAGCAGGCAAGACACTACAGCTGCGTCACCTGACAAAGGAATGTCACCGCCTCCTCAATAAGGCTGGGCAATTAATGGTCGATAGTGATGATGACCCTGATTACGGCCTTGCCGTGGATTATGACATCCGCACTGGCATTTTGGGCGGGCATTAG
- a CDS encoding nitrilase-related carbon-nitrogen hydrolase, whose amino-acid sequence MKHLAITAAGLALVACQAQSPETAAEATPTQATPATDTMPALVRPDGSYPTIPLEKDNIVIKVLQTTVDNLTDFPTIEEGLDHNLKHMEAMADKACTTGKKPDFLLYHEFPLTGYSGGSRTEKLKYTVQIPGPETERLGKIARDCDTYLVFGTYATDDDWPGHILSINAVINRDGEVVKKFWKSRNIKRIYPDREITTTTIESVRDKYRAMYGIEEEFPVLMTEYGNIAISTVQFDPFIFAAFALRGTEIMIRTATLFAEYDVRATAYYNNFYSPMVNIAFDIPGYSAGESVIIGPKAKILAKSKSLTEDDIIEAEIPIAEFRKNRKIPNYAYEMTKPVLDQYIQEFPINHMDLPRDQLPETGVAMKELMESVSRFNHPEKYGLPKGE is encoded by the coding sequence ATGAAACATCTCGCCATCACAGCTGCGGGCTTAGCCCTCGTTGCATGCCAAGCTCAAAGTCCAGAGACCGCCGCAGAAGCGACGCCTACTCAAGCGACACCTGCGACTGATACGATGCCAGCCCTTGTGCGGCCCGATGGGAGCTATCCGACAATCCCTCTGGAAAAAGACAATATCGTTATCAAAGTCCTTCAGACCACGGTCGATAATTTGACCGATTTCCCGACCATTGAAGAAGGCTTAGACCATAATCTAAAACATATGGAGGCCATGGCCGACAAAGCTTGCACCACAGGTAAAAAGCCCGATTTCCTGCTGTATCACGAATTTCCACTGACGGGCTATTCAGGCGGATCGCGCACAGAAAAGCTGAAATATACGGTGCAAATTCCGGGACCAGAGACAGAGCGCCTCGGGAAAATTGCGCGCGATTGTGACACCTATTTGGTGTTTGGAACCTATGCAACCGATGATGATTGGCCGGGACATATATTATCAATTAATGCGGTGATTAACCGCGACGGCGAGGTCGTGAAAAAGTTCTGGAAATCGCGCAATATCAAACGCATCTATCCAGACCGCGAGATTACGACGACCACGATTGAATCTGTGCGGGACAAATACCGCGCCATGTACGGCATCGAGGAAGAGTTTCCTGTGCTGATGACAGAATACGGTAATATCGCGATCTCCACGGTTCAATTTGACCCGTTTATCTTTGCCGCCTTTGCCCTGCGCGGAACAGAGATCATGATCCGCACCGCAACATTATTTGCGGAATATGACGTGCGTGCCACGGCTTATTACAATAATTTTTACTCGCCCATGGTCAATATCGCCTTTGATATCCCCGGCTACAGCGCGGGCGAAAGCGTCATCATCGGGCCGAAAGCCAAAATCCTCGCCAAGTCAAAATCCCTTACCGAAGATGACATCATAGAGGCAGAGATTCCCATTGCTGAATTTCGCAAAAACCGCAAAATTCCCAATTATGCCTATGAGATGACAAAGCCTGTTTTGGATCAATATATCCAAGAGTTCCCGATTAATCACATGGACTTACCACGTGATCAATTGCCCGAAACAGGGGTTGCCATGAAAGAGCTGATGGAAAGTGTTAGCCGCTTTAATCATCCCGAAAAATACGGTCTGCCGAAGGGGGAGTAG
- a CDS encoding histone deacetylase family protein, giving the protein MDIVYTDDHALHAPALELHRGAFVPAHEGTHRLDKLLAGLSRAGLTNFITPEPCDMSAIARVHTADYLHFLQTAWSRWQAAGYSGDVLPMSYPHRPRRAEPPIDIDGAAGYFCSSSDTVITQTSWHGLKAVADCAVAAADSVSASGGAAFTLTRPPGHHAGADYMSGYCLLNYAAIAAQRLRDKGAGKVAILDVDFHHGNGTQDIFYARDDVFFTSIHGEPDHHFPYFWGHEDEVGEGAGKGFTANYPLPAGTPYPVWREALEHALTRIQDFGADALVVSLGVDTYEQDPISTFKLTTPDYPDYGAKIGTLNLPTVFIMEGGYGVPEIGDNTAGVLTGFMGG; this is encoded by the coding sequence TTGGATATCGTCTACACCGATGATCACGCACTGCATGCGCCAGCGCTAGAGCTTCACCGCGGGGCTTTTGTGCCTGCCCATGAGGGCACGCACCGATTGGATAAATTACTGGCGGGATTATCTCGGGCGGGGCTGACGAATTTTATCACGCCAGAGCCTTGCGATATGAGCGCGATTGCGCGCGTACACACGGCGGATTATCTGCATTTCCTGCAAACCGCGTGGAGCCGTTGGCAAGCGGCAGGTTATAGCGGCGATGTCCTACCCATGAGTTACCCGCACCGCCCGCGCCGCGCGGAACCCCCCATCGATATTGACGGCGCAGCCGGATATTTCTGTAGCTCGTCAGACACGGTCATCACCCAAACCAGTTGGCACGGATTAAAGGCCGTTGCGGATTGTGCCGTCGCCGCAGCCGATAGCGTCAGCGCGTCTGGCGGTGCCGCCTTTACCCTGACCCGCCCGCCGGGCCATCACGCAGGGGCAGATTATATGTCAGGCTATTGCTTGCTGAATTACGCCGCGATTGCGGCGCAGAGACTGCGCGATAAAGGCGCAGGCAAAGTCGCTATACTTGATGTTGATTTTCACCACGGCAATGGCACGCAAGATATTTTCTATGCCCGCGATGATGTGTTTTTCACCTCAATCCACGGCGAACCCGACCACCATTTTCCCTATTTTTGGGGCCATGAAGACGAGGTCGGGGAAGGCGCGGGCAAAGGCTTCACCGCCAATTATCCCCTGCCCGCTGGCACGCCCTATCCCGTCTGGCGCGAGGCGTTAGAGCACGCGCTAACCCGTATCCAAGATTTCGGCGCAGACGCTCTCGTCGTATCGCTGGGGGTCGATACCTATGAACAAGACCCGATCAGCACCTTTAAACTCACCACCCCTGACTACCCCGATTACGGCGCAAAAATCGGCACCCTAAACCTGCCCACAGTGTTCATCATGGAAGGCGGCTACGGCGTCCCAGAGATTGGGGACAATACGGCGGGTGTACTCACGGGGTTTATGGGAGGGTGA
- the rnd gene encoding ribonuclease D, whose translation MQVIKTNEALTAFCNATKGKAFICVDTEFMRESTFYSQLCLIQAATDTDEAIIDPLADGLDLTPFLDVLMDKAIMKVMHAARQDMEIFYALCGAVPGPLFDTQIAAMALGFGDSVGYMALVKGRLDINLDKGARFTDWSRRPLSDKQLHYAIGDVTHLRDLYPGMVEELQTRGRLGWVNEEMAPQMDAALYSFEPETAWERLKVRNIKKPYLAALKAAAAWREREAISRDIPRRRVLKDDSLYDLAQNRPRDTKALERLRSIPKGFERSSKAKALVEAIAAAVDNAEDYAPKIERPRNMPPNLGPRMEMLKTLLRLRTEYEDIAPRLVANNSDIEQLAAFGAKADIAALKGWRREAFGEDALAMLAGKIALRLEGREVVAEPIEANKDA comes from the coding sequence ATGCAAGTTATTAAAACGAATGAGGCGCTGACCGCCTTTTGTAACGCGACCAAAGGCAAGGCCTTCATCTGTGTCGATACAGAGTTCATGCGCGAGAGCACATTTTACAGCCAGCTGTGTTTAATCCAAGCGGCGACAGATACGGATGAGGCGATCATAGACCCCCTCGCCGACGGCCTAGACCTCACCCCATTTCTTGATGTTCTGATGGATAAGGCCATCATGAAAGTGATGCATGCGGCGCGCCAAGATATGGAAATATTCTACGCGCTCTGCGGGGCTGTGCCCGGCCCGCTCTTTGATACGCAAATTGCGGCCATGGCGCTCGGCTTTGGCGATAGTGTCGGCTATATGGCGTTGGTCAAAGGCCGGCTGGATATCAACCTTGATAAGGGCGCGCGCTTTACCGATTGGTCGCGCCGACCGCTATCAGACAAGCAACTCCATTACGCCATTGGTGACGTCACCCATCTGCGTGACCTTTACCCCGGTATGGTCGAAGAGCTTCAGACGCGAGGTCGTCTTGGCTGGGTCAATGAAGAAATGGCCCCGCAAATGGATGCCGCCCTTTATAGTTTTGAGCCTGAAACGGCGTGGGAACGACTGAAAGTGCGTAATATCAAAAAGCCCTATCTCGCAGCGCTAAAAGCGGCTGCGGCATGGCGGGAGCGCGAAGCAATATCGCGCGATATTCCGCGACGCCGTGTCCTTAAAGATGACAGTCTTTATGATCTTGCGCAGAACCGCCCGCGGGACACAAAGGCTTTAGAACGGCTGCGGTCTATCCCCAAAGGATTTGAGCGCAGTTCCAAGGCTAAAGCCTTGGTCGAAGCCATTGCCGCCGCCGTGGACAATGCCGAAGACTACGCGCCCAAGATTGAGCGTCCGCGTAATATGCCGCCTAATCTGGGCCCGCGAATGGAAATGCTAAAGACGCTGCTGCGTCTGCGCACAGAATATGAAGATATAGCCCCGCGCCTTGTCGCCAATAATAGTGACATTGAACAACTGGCGGCGTTTGGCGCGAAAGCTGATATTGCTGCGCTGAAAGGCTGGCGCCGGGAGGCGTTTGGTGAAGACGCGCTGGCGATGCTTGCGGGAAAAATCGCGCTGCGGCTAGAGGGGCGCGAAGTTGTGGCTGAACCGATTGAAGCCAATAAAGACGCCTAG